Proteins encoded within one genomic window of Solea senegalensis isolate Sse05_10M linkage group LG11, IFAPA_SoseM_1, whole genome shotgun sequence:
- the LOC122776715 gene encoding 60S ribosomal protein L22 encodes MAPIKKHTPGKGGKKKKQVLKFTLDCTHPVEDGIMDAANFEQFLQERIKVNGKAGNLGGGVVSIERSKSKITVSSEVPFSKRYLKYLTKKYLKKNNLRDWLRVVANTKESYELRYFQINQEEEEEDED; translated from the exons ATGGCGCCTATT AAGAAGCATACCCCTGGTAAAGGTggtaagaagaagaagcaggtcCTGAAGTTCACACTGGACTGCACACATCCCGTGGAGGATGGCATCATGGATGCTGCAAACTtt GAGCAGTTTCTTCAGGAACGCATCAAGGTGAATGGAAAAGCCGGCAACCTCGGTGGTGGTGTGGTTTCCATCGAGCGGAGTAAGAGTAAGATCACCGTGTCCTCTGAGGTTCCCTTCTCCAAAAG ATACCTGAAGTATTTGACCAAGAAGTATCTGAAGAAGAACAACCTTCGTGATTGGCTGCGTGTTGTGGCCAACACCAAGGAGAGCTACGAGCTTCGCTACTTCCAGATCAatcaggaagaggaggaagaggatgaagattAA
- the rtel1 gene encoding LOW QUALITY PROTEIN: regulator of telomere elongation helicase 1 (The sequence of the model RefSeq protein was modified relative to this genomic sequence to represent the inferred CDS: inserted 2 bases in 1 codon), whose translation MTDLSLHGVTVKFPFPPYDCQKVYMSKVIECLTKEKNGVLESPTGTGKTLCLLCATLAWREHFKDSISAQKIKERMGGAGTSAGAGEMFQNTPLSSWGSTAADGPTPTSYTDVPKIIYASRTHSQLAQVINELKNTSYSPKVCVLGSREQLCINQEVMRQESHHIKVHMCRGKVSTRSCVYYNNVDEKSTDRDLVNSILDVEDLVKFGNKQRVCPYYLSRSLKQQAEIIFMPYNYLLDPKSRRAHNIELKSAVVIFDEAHNVEKTCEESTSFDLTPYDVASAISAVDRLLAEQAKEVSHGNTFTEDFNVESLNSGLKVDITTIAKIKQILLDLEAAIDSYEVPSDKGITKPGIFIFELLERAHLTYDSKTAVYEALEQISGYLAGQTGVFLNTNGLQKLSDIIQLVFCGEPSDKDRDLQMQTNTAHFKVHIHKDNSFNRKKQNTDVWASTASKKQGNILSYWCFSPGFSMQELVNQGVRSIILTSGTLSPLSSFTSEMRIEFPVCLENSHVIERDQIFVSVIDRGPDGVQLSSAFDRRFIPENMASLGNTVANLSRVVPHGLLVFFPSFPLMEKTLEFWRENGQADRIENIKPMFVEPKGKGTFNETIDGYYNKVNDPASKGGSFFAVCRGKASEGLDFADTFGRGVIVTGLPFPPKMDPRVILKMKFLDELSCKKTPGLKYLSGNEWYKQQAYRAVNQAIGRVIRHKEDFGAIFLCDHRFKGSDARAQLPSWVRPYVRLYDGFGNVVRDASQFFRVAQKLRPVVEKKNSAAGSCGAVCQPDTQSSGLTSSLLSSQSSHTQKAKMLDSHLPSLKRRRLNEQSGASGMARICIEYECGVQDSPRRPVNLLDALERGNGCSDAAAGKDTASHLSTRLIQFDKRMDDEMRGGKRKIKLVHEQKPSVLEDVSAEGKASRAKIFLADMKKSLSQVNFERIVQALQTYKKTDDLEALLTDTAVLAEDTNTHSLLRGFYQFVRPHHKKKFDERCVELTGQGCGYKPDHSLSKDDKKTLMLPSDKQPAVALSSSSAMSTCSQLSTEQLNKGGQHLSQKGLKEPQTGGAPKKEVHSAFLADVKKALGAQKSAQLFQAIHSYKQNDDYEKLVTTVVSLFTERNEDFSLLLRFGVFIRPHHKKQYKEMLDALIGQXAADVPAVREDRQRKYEEGGDV comes from the exons ATGACGGACCTGAGTCTTCATGGAGTGACCGTGAAATTCCCTTTTCCTCCGTATGACTGTCAGAAAGTCTACATGAGCAAAGTGATTGAATGTCTTACGAAG gAAAAGAATGGGGTTCTGGAGAGTCCCACGGGGACTGGTAAAACCCTGTGCCTGCTGTGTGCCACATTAGCCTGGAGGGAGCACTTCAAGGACTCAATCTCTGCCCAAAAGATAAAAGAGAGAATGGGTGGTGCTGGTACTAGTGCTGGTGCTGGTGAGATGTTCCAGAATACACCTCTGTCATCGTGGGGATCAACTGCTGCAGACGGTCCCACACCAA CCAGTTACACTGATGTCCCCAAGATCATATATGCATCCAGGACTCACTCGCAGCTCGCACAGGTTATCAATGAGTTGAAGAACACGTCTTACAG cCCTAAAGTCTGTGTCCTGGGGTCAAGAGAGCAGCTGTGTATCAACCAGGAAGTGATGCGTCAAGAGAGCCACCACATCAAa GTCCATATGTGCAGAGGAAAAGTCTCCACAAGGTCATGCGTCTACTACAACAATGTTGACG AAAAAAGCACCGACAGAGACTTGGTGAACTCTATCCTTGACGTGGAAGACTTGGTCAAATTCGGCAACAAACAAAG AGTCTGTCCATACTACCTCTCACGTTCCTTGAAGCAGCAGGCAGAAATCATTTTTATGCCGTACAACTACCTGTTGGACCCAAAG AGCCGCAGGGCCCACAATATCGAACTGAAAAGCGCTGTTGTCATTTTTGATGAAGCTCATAATGTG GAAAAGACCTGTGAAGAGTCGACATCTTTTGACCTGACTCCCTATGATGTAGCCTCCGCCATTAGTGCCGTGGACAGGCTGCTGGCGGAGCAGGCTAAAGAGGTCAGCCATGGAAACACTTTCACTGAAGACTTCAATGTAGAATCCCTCAACTCAG gtTTAAAAGTAGATATAACCACGATTGCTAAAATCAAGC AGATTCTGCTGGACCTGGAAGCTGCTATTGATTCTTATGAGGTTCCAAGTGACAAAGGCATCACAAAACCAGGAAT ctTCATCTTTGAGCTGTTGGAGAGAGCTCACCTCACCTACGACAGCAAGACGGCCGTCTACGAAGCTCTGGAGCAGATCAGTGGATACTTAGCAGGAC AGACGGGAGTATTCCTGAACACAAATGGACTGCAGAAGCTGTCTGATATCATACAG CTGGTGTTTTGTGGTGAACCGTCGGATAAGGACAGAGACCTACAGATGCAGACCAACACAGCTCATTTTAAG GTTCATATCCACAAAGACAACAGctttaacaggaagaaacagAACACGGATGTGTGGGCTTCTACCGCATCAAAGAAACAAG GCAACATTTTGAGTTACTGGTGCTTCTCTCCTGGCTTCAGCATGCAAGAACTGGTAAATCAAGGTGTTCGCAGCATCATTCTGACCAGTGGgaccctctctcctctgtcctccttcaCCTCTGAGATGAGGAT aGAATTCCCAGTGTGTCTGGAAAACAGCCACGTGATTGAACGGGATCAGATCTTTGTCAGCGTCATTGACCGAGGCCCAGATGGCGTCCAGTTAAGTTCAGCATTTGATAGAAG GTTTATTCCTGAAAACATGGCGTCTTTAGGCAACACTGTTG CCAACCTGAGTCGTGTGGTTCCTCATGGTCTCTTagtgttttttccttcttttcctttaaTGGAGAAAACCCTGGAGTTCTGGAGA GAAAATGGACAGGCAGATCGTATTGAAAACATAAAGCCTATGTTTGTTGAACCAAAAGGCAAAGGCACTTTTAATGAG ACTATTGATGGTTATTACAACAAAGTTAATGATCCAGCATCCAAAGGGGGAAGCTTCTTTGCTGTGTGTCGAGGAAAG GCTAGTGAGGGTCTGGATTTTGCTGACACCTTCGGCCGCGGCGTCATCGTCACCGGTCTTCCCTTCCCTCCGAAGATGGACCCTCGCGTCATCCTGAAGATGAAGTTCTTGGACGAGTTGAGCTGCAAAAAAACTCCAGGACTTAAG taCCTGTCTGGGAATGAGTGGTACAAACAGCAGGCTTACAGAGCTGTGAACCAGGCCATCGGCAGGGTCATTCGACATAAGGAGGATTTTGGAGCCATCTTCTTGTGTGACCACAG GTTTAAGGGCAGTGATGCCCGGGCTCAGCTTCCATCTTGGGTTCGACCTTACGTTCGCCTCTATGACGGCTTTGGGAATGTGGTCCGTGACGCTTCTCAGTTCTTCAGAGTTGCACAGAAACTG AGACCTGTGGTAGAGAAGAAGAACTCTGCCGCAGGGAGCTGTGGAGCAGTCTGTCAACCAGACACTCAGTCCTCTGGCCTCACTTCCTCCCTTCTGTCATCCCAAAGCTCCCACACCCAGAAGGCAAAGATGTTGGACTCCCACCTTCCCAgcctgaagaggaggaggctca ATGAACAGAGCGGAGCCAGTGGGATGGCCAGGATCTGTATTGAGTACGAGTGTGGTGTGCAGGATAGTCCAAGGAGGCCGGTGAACCTGCTGGATGCTCTGGAACGAGGCAACGGCTgcagtgatgctgctgcaggGAAGGACACG GCGAGCCATCTGTCCACGCGTTTGATTCAATTTGACAAGAGGATGGATGATGAAATGCGGGGAGGAAAACGGAAAATCAAATTGGTCCATGAGCAG AAACCCAGCGTGTTGGAGGATGTGTCTGCTGAAGGTAAAGCCAGCAGGGCAAAGATCTTCCTGGCAGACATGAAGAAATCGCTGAGCCAAGTCAACTTTGAACGCATAGTGCAGGCTCTGCAGACCTACAAGAAGACTGACGACCTGGAGGCCCTGCTCACTGACACAGCTGTTTTAGCTGAggacaccaacacacacagtctgctccGCG gCTTCTACCAGTTTGTTCGTCCACATCACAAGAAGAAGTTTGACGAGCGATGTGTGGAGCTGACCGGTCAGGGCTGTGGATACAAACCTGACCACTCGCTATCCAAGGATGACAAGAAAACACTGATGCTGCCTAGTG acaaacagccTGCTGTGGCTCTGAGCTCCTCCAGTGCGATGTCGACCTGCAGTCAGCTCAGCACAGAACAGCTCAACAAAGGGGGACAACACCTCAGCCAGAAGGGATTAAAAGAACCTCAGACTG GTGGTGCTCCAAAGAAAGAGGTCCACTCTGCTTTTCTGGCTGATGTGAAAAAAGCTCTGGGAGCCCAAAAGTCAGCTCAGCTCTTTCAGGCGATTCACAGCTACAAGCAGAATGACGACTACGAGAAGCTGGTGACCACGGTGGTGAGCTTGTTCACAGAGAGAAACGAGGACTTCAGCCTTCTACTCA GATTTGGCGTGTTCATTCGTCCTCATCATAAGAAGCAGTACAAAGAGATGTTGGatgctctgattggtca agctGCTGATGTTCCTGCTGTGAGAGAAGATCGGCAAAGAAAATATGAAGAGGGTGGCGACGTGTGA
- the ndufb11 gene encoding NADH dehydrogenase [ubiquinone] 1 beta subcomplex subunit 11, mitochondrial, with protein sequence MLTRMSRLGLALPRLLSRPPSRFVSQSKPTGGAGSAAVTELFPAAGKAEHGEVSEYVKNPDYHGFSSDPVVDQWNMRVGFFFGVSVALVLGSVFVYYLPDHGMRKWSRREAERLIQLREQEGLPLIDKNYYDPSTIILPSTGEE encoded by the exons ATGTTGACCCGAATGTCGCGGCTCGGCCTCGCCTTGCCTCGGCTACTCTCCCGTCCACCGTCACGCTTCGTGTCTCAGTCCAAACCGACCGGTGGCGCAGGTTCGGCCGCTGTGACGGAGCTGTTCCCCGCGGCGGGCAAAGCTGAACACGGGGAGGTCAGCGAGTATGTCAAG aATCCAGATTACCATGGCTTCTCCAGTGACCCCGTGGTGGATCAGTGGAACATGAGGGTGGGCTTCTTCTTTGGCGTCTCTGTGGCTCTTGTTCTCGGTTCTGTGTTTGTCTATTATTTACCAGACCATGG gatgCGAAAGTGGTCCAGAAGGGAGGCCGAGCGTCTGATCCAGCTGAGAGAGCAGGAGGGTCTTCCTCTTATAGACAAGAACTACTACGACCCAAGCACGATTATTCTGCCCTCCACCGGCGAAGAGTAA
- the icmt gene encoding protein-S-isoprenylcysteine O-methyltransferase, with protein MAGTKLLLEGRVSVKCFLLGLSVVLIPLIRTSFGHLDWVFDYLTETPGKIAICMHIAVVNGLLLITYRAPLYKIAVRACFLGFTFGCGLIISFSETTWTYFGWYMCSLSFFHYSEYLVTAVINPRSLSLDSFLLNHSMEYTLAAVSSWVEFTVEKLTVPELKQLHWLSFLGLFMVLCGEGLRKAAMLTAGSNFNHIVQNEKARSHVLVTDGVYAYFRHPSYVGWFYWSIGTQILLCNPVCTLGYTIASWRFFRERIEEEEVSLINFFAEDYVEYKKKVPTGLPFISGIRVN; from the exons ATGGCAGGCACTAAGTTACTGCTAGAAGGAAGAGTGAGTGTCAAATGCTTTCTTTTAGGACTCAGTGTGGTTTTGATCCCGCTGATAAGAACCAGCTTTGGGCACCTGGACTGGGTCTTCGATTATCTGACGGAAACTCCGGGGAAAATAGCGATTTGCATGCACATAGCAGTTGTCAACGGCCTCCTGCTAATCACATACAGAGCACCTCTGTACAAG ATTGCTGTCAGGGCCTGTTTTCTGGGATTCACTTTTGGCTGTGGCCTAATTATCAGCTTCTCTGAAACCACATGGACATATTTTGGCTG GTACATGTGCTCCCTGTCGTTCTTCCATTACTCTGAGTATCTGGTCACCGCAGTCATCAACCCTCGCAGTCTGTCGCTGGACTCCTTCCTTCTCAACCACAGTATGGAGTACACACTGGCTGCTGTGTCATCATGGGTGGAGTTTACTGTGGAGAAGCTGACAGTTCCAG agCTGAAGCAGCTGCACTGGCTGAGCTTCCTGGGTTTGTTCATGGTGCTGTGCGGTGAGGGCCTGCGCAAGGCGGCCATGTTGACTGCCGGCTCCAACTTCAACCACATCGTGCAGAATGAGAAGGCCCGGAGCCACGTGCTGGTCACTGATGGTGTCTACGCGTACTTCAGACATCCCTCCTACGTGGGCTGGTTCTACTGGAGCATAGGAACACAG ATCCTGCTGTGTAACCCAGTGTGTACGCTGGGCTACACGATAGCCAGCTGGCGGTTCTTCCGAGAGCGgatcgaggaggaggaggtctcCCTCATCAATTTCTTTGCTGAGGACTATGTGGAGTACAAAAAGAAGGTTCCCACTGGGCTTCCTTTCATCTCAGGCATCCGAGTCAACTAG
- the rcc2 gene encoding protein RCC2 homolog: MPRKKVTDISGNGGVKKKRVSAKRKERDFSSDDDFDFEQENNKKPGRPATKSGLQPVTVPDDIKEKIKLECPKVKGQLLIFGATNWDLIGRKEVPKQQAAFRNLGQNLWGPHRYGCLNDIQVSCVVSGPCSAHSLLMTTEGKLWSWGRNDKGQLGHGDTKRVEAPKIIEALADQVFVSAACGRNHTLALTEDGTAYSFGENKLGQLGQGNQTDAILSPAPISYNGQPLVKVSCGAEFSMVVDCKGNLYSFGCPEYGQLGHNSDGKFIARAQRIEYDCELIPRRVAIFIEKSKDGQVTPVPNVVVRDVACGGNHTLVLDSQKRVFSWGFGGYGRLGHTEQKDEMVPRLVKLFDFPGRGASQICAGYQCSFAVNEMGGLFFWGVTNTSRESTMYPKSVQDLCGWKIRSLACGKSSIIIAADESTISWGPSPTFGELGYGDNKPKSSTTAQEVKTLDGIYIEQVEMGYCHSLVIARQDTPQEQEKLKKLPEYNPRTI, from the exons ATGCCACGCAAGAAGGTGACAGACATCTCAGGAAATGGTggggtgaagaagaagagggtcAGTGcgaagaggaaagagagggacTTCAGTAGTGATGACGATTTTGACTTCGAGCAGGAGAACAACAAGAAACCTGGCAGGCCTGCCACCAAGTCTGGTCTCCAGCCCGTCACTGTGCCAGACGACATCAAAGAGAAAATA AAACTTGAGTGCCCAAAGGTAAAAGGTCAACTGCTCATCTTTGGAGCAACCAACTGGGATCTGATTGGAAGGAAGGAGGTGCCCAAACAACAAG ctgcaTTCCGTAACCTGGGCCAGAATCTGTGGGGTCCTCATCGCTATGGTTGTCTGAATGACATCCAGGTCAGCTGTGTGGTGTCTGGTCCCTGTTCTGCACACAGTCTCCTAATGACCACTGAGGGCAAGCTGTGGAGCTGGG GTCGTAATGACAAAGGTCAGCTGGGTCACGGCGACACCAAGCGCGTGGAAGCTCCAAAGATAATCGAGGCCCTGGCAGATCaggtgtttgtttctgcagccTGTGGACGCAATCACACCCTGGCACTCACAG AGGACGGCACTGCATACTCTTTTGGTGAGAACAAGTTGGGGCAACTTGGCCAAGGAAACCAGACTGATGCCATCCTCAGCCCAGCACCA aTTTCCTACAATGGACAGCCTCTGGTGAAGGTGTCCTGTGGTGCCGAATTCAGCATGGTGGTGGACTGCAAAGGAAACCTGTATTCCTTTGGCTGCCCAGAGTACGGACAGCTGG GTCACAACAGCGACGGCAAGTTCATAGCTCGCGCCCAGCGCATTGAGTACGACTGTGAGCTCATTCCTCGTCGGGTCGCCATCTTCATCGAGAAGTCCAAGGACGGTCAGGTCACGCCTGTGCCCAACGTGGTGGTTCGAGACGTGGCCTGCGGGGGAAACCACACT tTGGTGCTGGACTCTCAGAAGCGAGTGTTCAGCTGGGGTTTTGGGGGTTACGGTCGCCTGGGCCACACGGAGCAGAAGGATGAGATGGTTCCTCGGCTGGTCAAACTGTTCGACTTCCCTGGACGTGGTGCCAGTCAAATTTGTGCTGGTTATCAGTGTTCCTTTGCTGTCAATGAGATGG GGGGTTTGTTTTTCTGGGGGGTGACCAACACTTCCAGAGAGTCCACCATGTACCCGAAATCTGTGCAGGATCTGTGTGGCTGGAAGATCCGCAGCCTGGCCTGTGG GAAGAGCAGCATCATAATTGCTGCCGATGAGAGTACGATCAGCTGGGGGCCATCACCCACATTTGGAGAACTG GGATACGGAGACAACAAACCTAAGTCCTCCACTACTGCCCAGGAAGTCAAGACCCTGGATGGCATCTACATTGAGCAG GTGGAGATGGGCTACTGTCACTCTCTGGTCATTGCCAGACAGGACACTCCGCAGGAACAGGAGAAACTGAAAAAGCTGCCCGAGTACAACCCCCGAACAATCTGA